The Dehalococcoidia bacterium genomic sequence CAACCGGCTAACCGTCAGTCCGCCCGTCGGGTGCGGCGGGTTGACGCCGCGCCCGGCGCAGGTCGCGGATCCGTCTTGCGAAGGCACGGATCGTCCCGTCGATGTTCGCCTTGAGCGCGCGCGCGACCAGAAGCGAGGCGCCCGGGAGCGGCAGGTCGAGATCCCAGACCGTTCGGTAGCTGACGCGCGTGCCTCCCTCAACCGGCGTGAACGTCCAGCAGCCATCGAGGCGGCGAAAGGGGCCGCGGACGAGGGTGAGCCGAATCTCCCGGTTGTCGACAAACGTCGCGTGGTGCACCCAGGTCAGTTCGAGCGGCCCCGCCTGGACTGTCATCTCAACGAGATCGCCCTCGCGCCGGACGGTCTTTACATCCGGCAGGAACTCGGGATACTTCTCGACCTCCGCGACAACCGGGTAGACCTCGTCCACCGGCGCCGTCACGATCACTTCTTGGTAGAGTTCGGGCATTCGCCGCCCTTCTCTCCTCCTGCGCCGTCGGGGGACGAAGCGGGCAGGGGTCGGAATGACGCTGGCTCCGGCGCGGGATGTTTGTAGAAGAGATAGCGCAAGCTCGGGTTCGTCCGGATCGGTTTGTGGCGAAACTGGGTTCCGACTTCGCCACCCTCAAACGTGTAGCGCTCGCGCCGGCTGAGCACCTGCTTCGCGATAAACCCTTGCTCGAGCCGGCAGTACCAAGCATCCCGCGGGCAGTGCCACTTCACGGGCTTCGGCTGGACCTCGACCATCGGCTGCCCGCAGTCCGGACAGGGCGGCGGCTCAATCACCCCGCGGCTGATCATGGCGCGATCGTACGCCGAGCGCGCGCTCCCTTCAAGCCGACGCTCG encodes the following:
- a CDS encoding SRPBCC family protein, giving the protein MPELYQEVIVTAPVDEVYPVVAEVEKYPEFLPDVKTVRREGDLVEMTVQAGPLELTWVHHATFVDNREIRLTLVRGPFRRLDGCWTFTPVEGGTRVSYRTVWDLDLPLPGASLLVARALKANIDGTIRAFARRIRDLRRARRQPAAPDGRTDG